Genomic DNA from Perognathus longimembris pacificus isolate PPM17 chromosome 6, ASM2315922v1, whole genome shotgun sequence:
gagaatcatggtttggGTCTAGCTCTGGCAAACAGCCTTCTCAATACAAGCATTCCTATAATTTCAGCTATTCAGAAGCATAGGCAGGAGTTTAACTGTCTGAGGTAGCCTTGGGCAAATAGAAGATCCTTTCTTAAAAGTAGCTAAAGTATGAAAAAGATGAGGGAATGTCACAATGATAGAGCACTGAGCCCCTGAGCCCAATCTTTAGTAACACTAAAAAGGGATATCTAAAACCCTTGTTACTGTTTTTtcagtacttgaaaggggtgttGAACATTGAGTCCCAGTCTTTATGATATACCAAATTAAAGAATACCTCCAAAttgctgggtcctggtggctcgatgcctgttatcctagctactcaagaggctgagattggaaggatcgtggtttgaaaaagccaccccaggcagaaaagtccctatgagactttacatccagttaactactcaaaaaccggaagtggaactgtggctcaaagtggtagagctctctagccttgagcaaaaagagctctagAGGGCTGGAATggaaatattgcctagtggtagaaagctgcctcatatatatgaaggcctgggttcgattcctcagcaccacatacacatagaaaaagccagatgtggcgctgtggctcaagaggtagagagctaaccttgagtacaaagaagccagggacagttctcaggccctgagttcaagccccaggactggcccccccttcccccccccaaaaaaaaagaactccggGACagcaacaaggccctgagttcaagccctccaggactggcacaaaacagcaacaaaacttcAAGTATAATTAGTTTTGTAAAATCGagaggtttggggctgggaatatagcttagtgatagtgtgcttgtcttgcatgcatgaagcccagggttcaattcttcagcacgtgtaaacagaaaaagccagaagtagcactgtggctcaagtggtagaatgttagccttgagcaaaaagaagccagggacagtgctcaggcctgagtccaagccccaggactggcaaaaaaaaaaaaaaagagagaagtttaCAATGaatctttctggttttgtttttcagtcatggagcttgaactcagggacttggcacagtccttgagctcttttgctttaaattagcactctaccactctgagccacaatgccactttgttttctggtggttaattggagaagagtctcatgacactcctgctggggctggctttgaagcataatcctcagatatcagcctcctgattataggtgtgagccagtagtgtTGGGTTCTTTCCTGGggaatttctttttgcttttttaaatcttgtattttaattttaaagtctACTGCCCTATTCTCATTCAGGTGTTACAGGGTCTGGATTATTTACACACCAAGTGCCGTATCATCCACACTGACATTAAACCAGAAAACATCTTGTTATCAGTGAATGAACAGTATATACGAAGGCTAGCTGCAGAAGCAACAGAATGGCAGCGATCTGGAGCTCCTCCACCTTCTGGGTCTGCAGGTATGTGGGGGTCTTTGCTCTCAGTAGTTAAGGGTAATTTCTACTTTCAATTTGCCACCAGACAGTTAAATACTACTCAGTCATTtagcaaaaatatttaagaaatagtaTCAGCCTTCACAAGGTTTTATTCTCACTATTTGTCCCAATAGAAGAGTAGAGAGTTTTGTGTCTTTCAACTAAAGGTATGTTACATATTAAAGTAGCTAACTTGCATTGTTTAAGGTTGCTTTTTCCTTTGATGGACTTAGGGTGGGAGGCTGATGGTCCTTTCCTTGAGACAAGGtctgtgtagcccaagctggcctcacacTTGAAATTCTCCTGGTTCTTGATGAccattttgtttgtgtttattcTATCTGACCACTTATACTCATTTACGAATTAGTACATAGGAGCTTGGTGACATACATTGCTGTTAAAATCTTGGGGTTGGCAAGTATTatgactcatgcctggaatcccagctcttCATGAGGCAGAGGTTAAATCACCAGCTTTGCCAGCTTTGGCAAAAGATTACTGAGACCCAAACTCAACCAATAACCCAGTCATGGAGGAATGCACTATAATCCCTACATAGGAGACTGAAAGGAAAATCACAGACCCAGGCAAAAATGCTAAACTCTGggatggggaatgtggcttagcgatggagtgcttgcctagcatgcacaaagccctgggttcaattcctcagcaccacataaaccaaaaaagctggaagtggcgctgtggctcaagaggtagcaaaaagaagccagggacagtgcttgtgccgagttcaagccgcaggactggcaaaaaaaaaaaagaagaagaagttaaACTCCATCCATAAAAATTACTAAAGCAAATGGAAATGTATGTGGCTTGAATAGTAAGTAGATCACTGCTTTCAGTGAGCAAGCCAAATGTAactcctgagttcaggccctagtaccagcaaaaaaagggctggggcatggctttGGTGATGGAGCAAGTGCCTTCCAAAGTCAGGTGGTTCAGTCCCTAGTactactgaaaacaaaacaaacggtGCAAGCACTGATTTGAATAGTCAGACTTGGTTAATTTAGCTTCCTTTTCCCATGCACTGGGGTTACTGGAATTAAAATGCACTTTGATTCAGTTCACTTGTGTAGTATGTTTCAAATAAATTCTAAtggggatgatttttttttaacttgaggtacaggtttaaatgttatttatttatttagccggtcttggggcttgaactaaatactgcccctgagctttttttgctcaaggctaggactctaccacttgagagccacagcgttccaccttttctgtttatgtggtactgaaagttggacccagggcttcatgcatgctaggcaaccactcaccactaagccacattcccatcccatcattcttttgttgttggtggtggttatggaacttgaactgggcctgggtgctgtccctgagcttttttgctcaaggatagcactctaccacttggagcctcagctccacttccagttttccagtggttaattggagataagagtctcatggactttgctgcccaggctggctttaaatcgtAATATTCAGATCGCCACCACAGCTTGGCATCATAGCTGTTCCATATAGAGATTcagttttcaaaatgaaaaagttctaagccaggagctggggctcacacctttaatcctagcttctcaggaggctgagatctggggatcatggttcaaagccaacctgggcaggaaagcccatgagattcttatctccaattaactattagaaaactagaggtggagctgtgactcaaagtggcagagcactagcattgagcacaaaagtttagggacagcgtccagatcctgagtttaagccccacaacccacacaaaagaaaggaaaaggtctAAAGATCTTTTACGCAGCAGTGGAGATGTTTATATCTACTCAactatacatttattggaactataCATTTATTAGCAATTAGAAGAAGCACAATGATTCAAGCTTATAATCCTCTGGAGACAGAGATAATGGGGGAATTGACACTCAgcaccagcctgggcataaaccTATAGCTGGGCACATTGGTGTGAATCATCCAGTTTCAAAAGCGCAATGGCTAGACATAGTGGTGTGTGCCTGGTGTCCTCAGTAACttgaagcacaagtaggagattGCAACCCAGGTTCTCTTCATCATAACATGAGACTTACTCAAAAATAAGCAATGCATTCAggtgcctgtagctcacacctataattctaactaatgagaaggctgagatctgaggatctggcaaTTTTAGCCAGCTCAtgacaagaaagttcatgagacaatattatctccaattaaccaccagaaagtcagaagtggagctgtgattcaagtggtagagaatcagcctGTCGTGtagagtttttgtttggttgtttgattttattgttttaccACAATTACAGATGCtttcaaatggaaagaaaatgaaaaatcccACCTAAGATAAATTAATGTCTATAACATGTAACATAGCAAATTACTACAGCTCATGTGTCAGATAGGCTTTACTTTTGAAATTTGAGAAATGCCAAGGGGGAAGAATCAAGAGAGAGAGTCCTGGAGAAGGATAATTGGGATGCTGTGGGTCATGTTCTAATTGGAGTTGTGCTTGGGAAGTGGGTGTCTTAGCATGTTAGTACTGGAAACAAGGAACTTGGCTCTGCGTATGTTAGTGCTACTTAGGGGAGGGCATACTTATTTAACTCTTCTAAGCTTggcaactttttatttttgccctatcctgggcttaaactcagggcctgagcactgtccctggcttctttttgctcaaggctactctgccacttgaaccacagcgccagttccagctttttctgtttatgtggtgctgtgatgTACATGtgagtgcttcatgcatgctaggcaagcgctctaccactaggccacattcctgacCCCTCATGGGAACTTTAtatgcattattttctttaaaataaaggtaatgtaGCTTCTGCcaatgtaatttttaaacaatGTGACTTGTAGAAGAAAAACTTTTACTTCTAATAACATGACTTTTCTAAGCCTACCTCTATGTTGCCTGCTGAATGCCAGAATTcttacttggttttcttttcttttcagtcagTACTGCTCCTCAACCTAAACCAGTAAGTATAAGGTGTTTATATATCTATTTCTATCTCTAATTCTGATCTGTGGGCTATGGGTATGGGTTCTTCTGATATGGTTGGTTACAGTTTGGAAACCAAGAAAAAAGTATTTGTGAATTTCTATAGTTTTCTCCAGTAAATTCTCACATATCTTCACATTTGTACTGGTGAAGCATCTATAAATTTGACTGTCTGAGAGTTAACCAGCCCTACAGATTGCTCAGAATAACGAACTTTACTgttagctttatttttaattttgtttcataaGAATATATGCAGCTTTTTAGTTAATGAAAAACCTAGAGAATGAGTGAAAtttaagccgggtgctggtggctcacacctgcaatcctagctactcagaagactgagatctaaggattgtggttcaaagccagcccaggcaggaaagtctgtgagacactggtctccaactaaacaccagaaaaccagaagtggagctgtggctcaagtggtagagtgctagccttgagcataaaagctcagggatagtgcccaggccctgagttcaagccccaggactggtacacacacaaaaaaaagaatgaaatttaattaggaaatattaaaattaatagttatctccaattaggggTACTGGATTAGCCACCTGAAGGCTTTATCTGTTTGTAATCTCCGCCCAGGCTGACAAAATGTCaaagaataagaagaagaaattgaagaagaagcagaagcgcCAGGCAGAATTACTAGAGAAGCGAATGCAGGAAattgaggaaatggagaaagagtCGGGCCCTGGGCAAAAAAGACCTAACAAGCAAGAAGAATCAGAGAGTCCTGTTGAAAGACCCTTGAAAGAAAACCCACCTAATAAAATGACCCAAGAAAAACTTGGTATAAATAGAGCATCACAAAAATTACTTTATGGCACACTTTAGCATTAATCTGTCATTGTTATATATTATAGTGGTTTCATACATACAACACATCTCTGGGGGTGTCCTTACAAGAACTCAGGTCTTGTTGTAAATGTTAGGCAGGTGATACTAAAatgtaatttcttatttttcttaggaAGTAGAAAAGGCATAGACTTTTAGCTATTGGGTAAGGATAAAAAGGTCTTGGTCCTTCCGTAAATAGGTTTTAGATATCcagtcttgtttttatttcattcagtATAAGttctagaaaatgttttaatcttgtaatttttctgttctttcatttacacacatacacatacatgcttttttgtttgtttgttccttagAAGAGTCAAGTTCCATTGGCCAGGATCAAACACTTATGGAACCTGGTGTAGAGGGTGGTGCAGCAGAAATTAATTGCAATGGAGTAATTGAAATCATTAATTATACTGAGGACAGTAATAAAGAATCATTGAGGCTTAAAGAGGATCTACATAATGCTAATGACTCTGATGTCCAAAATGTTCAAAGTTTGAACCAGGAACCTAATTTTCTAAGTTCCCCAAATGGAGACAGTCACCCAACTCAAGAAGCAAATTCTTACACAACTGTACCCTGTGAGGGGTCAGATTCCATGGTATGCCAGTCTTCATCTGTAGACCAGTTACTGAGTGAACAGAACATCAGCCAGCTTCAAGAAAGCATTCGGGCAGAGATACCATGTGGAGATGAGCAAGAGCAGGGACATAATGGACCACTGGACAACAAAGGTACCATTCAGAAATACTTCTTCAACACCCCTTCTCTGTACAACACACTATTGAATATCTACCCTGAAAGTTAACACTGTTTTTGTAACTATACTTTTACAGCAAGTATctattatctattattttttaagtaattgaGGTGTTTTTCGTCTTGTTGGTGATACTTGGGATCAATTCCGGGAGTTGCACATGCTAACCAAGTGCTCTACAAATGAGCTGTATTCTCAGCCAGCACATATGCAAGTTGCCTTCAATGTGTACATCTGTAGCTAACTTTATAGTTTATTCATTGCATATGGGGTGTACAGCATTTTACTTGTTGCTATGAGCAACAGGTTTTTAATTATAGAAACTGGGGTACTTCTGTGCTCTTTTTGTACCACAGAAAATTTATTGTAGGTTGTCATCTGAGGAGCCTAACTGGTTAACTGTTTCTTGTAGAGAGTTTCCTTACCCAGTGAGTGTCCCACAATATTTATTGAACAGTTTTATTGATGGTACTCATTGTCTGTAGGAAAATCCACTGCTGGAAATTTTCTTATCAATCCCCTTGAGCCAAAAAATGCAGAAAAACTCAAAGTGAAGATTGCTGATCTTGGAAATGCCTGTTGGGTGGTAAGTTAAaatttgctttattttgaaaTGACAATGATTGAATGACAATTACTTGGTTATGCTCAAATTTAATTtacaattcattttattaaatttactAAATTTCCCAGTTTAGTAAATGCTACTTTTGCTTTTAACTTTTTGTTATGGAGAAGTTCAGATACATCTACAAAAGttggagagctgggaatgtgacttagtggtagaatgcttgcctagcttgcctatcatacatgaagccctgggtttgatttctcagtaccacatacacagaaaaggccagaaatggctctgagcaaaagaagcttaggccttgcgttcaagccccaggactggccaaaaaaagttggAGAAGTGGTACATTTACAAAAGCTGTGGAAAGCATCCATCCCTCGTGGCAGTTACCCTCCCCTAGATTCAGTTAATGTCCACTTGTTTTGTGCTTATCCTtcattcactttttgtttttgctttttgccagtcctatagcttgaactcagggcctgagcactgtccctggcttctttttgctcaaggctagcactctacctcttgagccacagcaccacttctggctttttctgtatatgaagtgctgaggaatcaaacccaggccttcatgtatgtgaggcaggtactttaccactagaccatattccagcccccctttgttatttttaatacatgTATTTCAGAAAAACCTTCTAACACCATACACAATTTCATAACCAAATGTTCATTTATGGGCATTCTTCAACTATTTACACTGTCATCCCTCAACAAAAGTGTAATACAGTctaggaatatagcttagtggtagagtgcttgcctagtatgcatgaagccctgggtttgattccttgggaccacataaacaaaaaaataaatacaattaatttgtgctgggaatgtggcttagcggtagagtgcttgccttagcatgcatgaagcccggggttcctTTCCTCAGCACCCTATaaacagaagaggccagaagtggccctctggctcaagaggtagagtgctagccttgagcaaaaagaggccaggcacaatgctcaggccctgagtccaagccccaagactggtgggaaaaaaaaagtataatccaAGATATCTTGACGAGAAATCTTTACAGACAACAATATATTCTTGTAGCTGATTTTAACAGTATCCACCTATTATATTTTCATTCAGTCACCTGAAAGAATAATAAAGTCAGCAGGACATGGAGATAAACAGGCTTAGGCAGCATCCTATCAAGGAATCAACTTTCTTCCTCAACCTCCAAGTAAAATTACTCAACAGTTGCTACCAGGAAACTAAACAAGAAAGTACACCAGGATTAGCAGactgagcagagcagagcagtctGCACAGTAAGCATTAGTCTAGAAGGCCTAAGATTTCAGCAAGTTAGTTTTGATAGTCTTTAAGTTACtcattagttttaatttttcatttgaacACCTATATTCTTTCTTGATGAATTAATTTTTCCCAAAGAGATCTCAGAttaattccttttatttattagAAAATGAACGTGGCAAAAACTGTAAATATAAAGAGCATTTGGGGAGCTCCTTTTTGAATGGACAATTCAGTGACCTCTCCATTTATTTCATGGCACAATGCGTGTCTTTTAAGGTCAAAACCCAGTATATCATCTACTGCAGATGTAACCAGAAGAAAATAGAGCTGAGATGGCTTAtaggaaaaataatcagaaattgACTCGTCTCTAAAGCAGATAATTTTATTTGCTCAGGTATGGAGCTCTTAAAAATACATGACtagggttgagaatgtggcttactggcagagtacttgcccagcatgcatgaagccctgggtttgatttctccgTACCACATAGAAAaggcctctgtggctcaagtggtagagttctagccttgagcaaaaagaagctcagggatagcacgcaggccctgagtccaaggcccaggactggccaaaaaaaaaaaaattgtagcctCCTTTTAATTCACTTTGTGCACTTGGGACACTTCATCACCAGGTCTTTATATAGGGCTCAAGAAGTACAGTGCCAGCTTAACAAATATGAgcccctgagttgaaaccctggtaccaaaatataaatatgtaaatgtgtgtgtgtacacacacatctataattCAGTAATTCATGAGTACTATAATCTTTATGAATTTGTGAGGTCTGTGATGAGAGCCTTTGGTATGGAAATCTTTGTGTAGTTGTCTTTAGGATATGTCCTAGATGTATAAATGCTAGTCAACAATTGGTGGGGAGCGGGGAGGATTCTCCAGATGCTTAGGAAATAAAGACCAGAAGGATGGTAGTTTGAGGTCAGCATAGGCAAAAATATGACCAACCCCTcctctcaaccaacaagccaggcatggtaattAATATCTGACATTACAGCCATGTGGGAAGCATAGTGTGTTTGTGTGGCacagtgtgtgccagtactagggcttgaactcaaggcctcgcactcttctttagctttttccacacaaagctggcattctgccacttgaatcatacctcctcttggcttttttttttgccagtcctagggcttggactcagggcctgagcactgtccctggcttctttttgttcaaggctagcactctgccacttgagccacagcgctacttctggctttttctgtgtatgtggtgctggggaattgaacacagggcctcatgtatacggggcaagcactcttgccactaggccatatccccagcccctcctcttggcattttgctgattaattggaggtaagactcagatttttctgcctccggctggctttgaaaccttgaccttcagatctcaacttcctgagtagctaggataacatgtGTAAGTCACTGGCAactggcatgatttttttttttcagtttcctttccatcttttttctttttcttttttttttttttttttttgtagtgctaaGGTCTGCTTATTAAGCAGATactataccatttgagtcatgatccCAGTCCTTTTTCATCATAGttattttcaaataggatcttgcagttttgctcaaggccagactgACCACTAGCCTCCTGTTTATACCTCCCATGTAACTGGTGTCACAAGCGGGATAATGACTGGTTCAACCTTACTGTTTGAGATGGGGGTGTTACTTCTGTCCAAACCACGATCTTCCTGATATCTtgatatctgcctcctgagtctctaggatttctGGAGTGAGCCATTATGCTCAGCCTTAAaaaggcttattttattttattgccagtcgtggggcttgaagtcagggcctgggtgctgtccctgagctctttggctcaaggctagcactctaccacttagagccacagcaccactttcagttttctggtggttaattggatacaagagtctaatggacttttctgcccgggctggctttgaacctcaatcctcaggtctcagcctcctgagtagctaggattacagacatgagccactagcacccagcacaaGGACAATTTTTAATTGAGTCTAAgggtcatttgtttatttattgaaaaaGTAACTGGTTTGGGAAATTTTTCAGGCAATGTATTTTTATCTCCAttattaatcttttttattttactttttaaaactaaaacaaataataaaatattttcctttttcatttactCAGCACAAACATTTCACTGAAGATATTCAAACAAGGCAGTATCGCTCCTTGGAAGTACTGATAGGATCTGGCTATAATACCCCTGCTGACATTTGGAGCACAGCATGCATGGTAATGTTCTCTTCCCCTCGTCCTTCACTCATTATGTAATAGTGTCATACCTATTGttaacaagcagaaaaggaatttGGCATAGGTGAGTTATCATAAAAACGTCCTGTAGCTGGAGAGATCTAAATTGAAAATGGGTGCTATAGACATTGTTGGCTTGGATTAGGAGTTACAGGTAATTTTATCCtgttagtatttatcttttttttctgactaGTGACACTGCTGGGAAATTGTGTATGATTCAGCAACTCCTTTGCATCTTTGCAACTCACCTAGATGTAAAGTCCTGTCATCCATGGATTCTTTCCTTACTGCTCTGTCCCTGGCATGCATCCGCTCAAATAGTCAGATAGAATTGATAGAAAATGACTTCCCGCGAATAGCTTTATATTGGAGTCTATTACATTATTTCCTGGCAGGAATTCGAGATCTTATCATCATttgtacttttatttgtttacttgtctCTCTTCCACAAGGTTATATATCTGTTGCATACAACTGCatgtttggcttttgttttttgccaatcttgggactCTAACTTGGGGTTTGGATAGTGTCCCTGCgctcttttggttttctggtggttaattggagataagagtctcatagaatttcttgcctgagctggctttgaaccatgattctcacagctcagcctcctgagtagctaggattacaggtgtgagccagctggCTGATTGCATGTTTTAAGTGGGTGCTTTCAATGTATTTCTGGTGTTAACACTTGAGTCTTTGCAGATTTGGTAGGTTAAGGGCATATTACAAGTTGGCCATGTTAGAGAGTAGAGTCCTGAAGTTGGTGTGTGTTGAAGTATCTGAATTCCAAAGAACTGCCATCATTGATAGGGAAGAAGACCTAGGTATTTGCTGCATTGAAAGGAAAGGATGATATCATGTACAGCtctcaaaataaaacattctatgcacagaaacaaacaagaagaatTGAGAAAGACAAATACACACACTCACCTCTACTTGCCCAAAGATGATTCATTTGTAACTTGGTTGGCTATGGGGCATTCACCCCAGAAACTAATACCGCAGTTGATGAGGAGGGCTTTGACTTGTTGGCATTACTAAAGGTATCCTGTTTTGGGCAGTTCCAATAGCTGTATGTATGTTGGAATATTAATTTGGAGGCTGCTTTGATTTtaggaaagaaaaactaaaactttAGTCTGTAGCAATAGCTTGTCCTTACAGTTAGCTTTGTGTGTGCCCAACTATTacttagtccttttttttttaatcccgtttatttttttgttttgtttttgttgccagtcctggggcttgaactcagggcctgagcactgtccctggcttctttttgctcaaggttagcactcagcaacttgagccacagcgccacttctggctgtttgtatatatgtggtgctaaggaatcagacccagggcttcatgtatacgagacaagcactttaccactaggccatattcccagcccctatttaatcCTTTTATGTATCTAACACTTAACTCAAATATCATGTTCAAAGTGCTTAGTTCACCCCATATAcatgtttttttaataaattgtCTTCCTTTTCACTGAGACCAAAAGCTATTAGTTCAATTCCTAATATATTTTTCCCTTTCTACACATAATTTATTAGCAGTTTTTGTGTTCTATCTTCAGAATAGATCCTGTAGAAACCACTTCCATTAACCCATTACAACCCAAAACCAACTCCtaatttcttcctttgcttccaTTTTCTCCCCTTATTTTGCATTCTCATATAATAGCCTGAGTAATCTTAATTAATAATCAGATCTTTTTACTGCCCTGATAAAATTGCCTGTCATATTTGTTGAGGTTTTTGCATATGTATTCATCACGGATTTTGgtctgtaattttctttcttcaacagtttttttttttttttctttttcttttttagtctttatttttagccagtcctggggcttggactcagggcctgagcactgtccctggcttgctttttgctcaaggctagcactctgccacttgagccatagcgccacttctggccattttctgtatatgtggtgctggggaattgaacccagggcctcatgtatgagaggcaagcactcttgccactaggccatattcccagccctgtaattttctttcttataatgACCCTTTTCTGGGTTTGGTATCACTTCAATTCTACCCCTATTTTGATACTTTTTATTTGATGACCTTACTCTGGGCAATATGCAGATAAGGAGTAAAGAGTACAATAAATCTGAATTGAGAATGTGCCCTAAATAAACCTACCTTTACAGTTCTTGAGAttataatcttaaaaataaatccatttattatgtatgaaactgtgacccctctatatcacttttaacaataaagaaattttttaaaaatccatttgggggctgggaatgtggcttagtggtagagtgcttgcctagcatgcatgaagccctgggtttgactcctcagcaccacataatcagaaaagtccagaatggcactgtggctccagtggtagagtgctagccttgagcaaaaagaagcctgggacagtgcccaggccctgagttcaaaccccgagactggcaaaaatacataaataaattcaTTTGCAGTCAATGGGAGAATATCATGTGGCCTCATTATTCAGTCTCCACATTGTTTGACACTTTCCAAATGAATAATAAGCATCTCTTAGAATACTCAAACACTGATTATCTTATTACAAGAGGTTTTCCTATTGTAGGAAGCATATACCCTTTGCATCCTAGTTGGTGAGTGCTAACCTACTAGTCACCTAAGATAAGTTGGTTCCTGGATCCATTGACaattttttcctaattttctatAGGCTAGGTGGGAACTTTCAGTTTAAACTATGCTTTCTGTTGCCAAGGTTACATGTAGTTTTTATCAAACATTGAAGAGGTACAGATAGGTATTTTGAGTATTT
This window encodes:
- the Srpk1 gene encoding SRSF protein kinase 1 isoform X2, producing the protein MERKVLALQARKKRTKAKKDKAQRKSETQHRGSAPHSESDLPEQEEEILGSDDDEQEDPNDYCKGGYHLVKIGDLFNGRYHVIRKLGWGHFSTVWLSWDIQGKKFVAMKVVKSAEHYTETALDEIRLLKSVRNSDPNDPNREMVVQLLDDFKISGVNGTHICMVFEVLGHHLLKWIIKSNYQGLPLPCVKKIIQQVLQGLDYLHTKCRIIHTDIKPENILLSVNEQYIRRLAAEATEWQRSGAPPPSGSAVSTAPQPKPADKMSKNKKKKLKKKQKRQAELLEKRMQEIEEMEKESGPGQKRPNKQEESESPVERPLKENPPNKMTQEKLEESSSIGQDQTLMEPGVEGGAAEINCNGVIEIINYTEDSNKESLRLKEDLHNANDSDVQNVQSLNQEPNFLSSPNGDSHPTQEANSYTTVPCEGSDSMVCQSSSVDQLLSEQNISQLQESIRAEIPCGDEQEQGHNGPLDNKGKSTAGNFLINPLEPKNAEKLKVKIADLGNACWVHKHFTEDIQTRQYRSLEVLIGSGYNTPADIWSTACMAFELATGDYLFEPHSGEEYTRDEDHIALIIELLGKVPRKLIVSGKYSKEFFTKKGDLKHITKLKPWGLFEVLVEKYEWSQEEAAGFTDFLLPMLELIPEKRATAAECLQHPWLNSPHGCFGVPVETIIRRIQQRKMRDQPFPSLQNTHPPKK